Part of the Bacteroidales bacterium genome is shown below.
ATAAACAGTCAACAAGGTCGTGCTGACAGCAGTCAGGGCTTCCATCTCCACGCCGGTTTTGCCGATGCAACTGACTTCACTTTCAACCTCCACACCCTTCTCCTTCAGACAGGCCTGAACATGGACACTGGTTAACGGTATAGGATGGCACAAAGGGATCAGATCACCGGTTTTTTTGGCAGCCTGTATCCCGGCTATCTGGGAAACAGTAAGCACATCCCCTTTTTTGATCTCGTTCTCGCGAATCAACTTCACTGTTTCTTCCTGTAGCTCAATAAAGCCTTTT
Proteins encoded:
- the moaC gene encoding cyclic pyranopterin monophosphate synthase MoaC, whose protein sequence is MQKFSHTDREGKARMVNIGNKEEQRRIARAKGFIELQEETVKLIRENEIKKGDVLTVSQIAGIQAAKKTGDLIPLCHPIPLTSVHVQACLKEKGVEVESEVSCIGKTGVEMEALTAVSTTLLTVYDMCKAVDKNMKIGEIRLLEKKKEAI